A window of Corvus cornix cornix isolate S_Up_H32 chromosome 4, ASM73873v5, whole genome shotgun sequence contains these coding sequences:
- the THAP9 gene encoding DNA transposase THAP9, with amino-acid sequence MTRSCSALGCTARDTGRSRERGISFHQFPADAAQRRQWIRAVNRVDPRSHRAWRPGPGAILCSRHFAEGDFERYGLRRKLRRGAVPSRFPPSEPPGAGRRRSGTHGRALKQPLPSSPAGDHNYSLQGQRVAEPRPPPDALRQQQQQPPAAGRCGPAHRRRTVPSILGELAEKRQLSEEVVSLLQAQFSDLPRELHSWRQMADYSPEMRQFACLLHLYHIKAYDYLRKILPLPHPYSLTNWLSNNEAAAGFSSDIFLRLQEKAERGDQAYRYCAVLVQDVSLQKQREWDPQTKQLTGFVDLGAGILDADEAPLASEAIILMAVGISSPWTAPLGYFFVSSTSGHFLAQLLRQAINKLNNVGIVVLAVTSGASACGAETARALGIRMDPKRIQCTFQHPPGSAHSIAYFFDVCHALLLIRNALQCFQKVEWLGDTVWWQQVVELAALREQRVLEPCSPESGRAGSKGSYHLKVNPATLLFSEGVAESLEHFQKLGLASFQNCSGTVKFVRLLSSLCNVFYGRGPYGKEPLLAGNYTKISTLFDEAKSFFVNLTDSGGRYIIKSKRKLGFLSFLLNAESLKWLFSNYTCPEDTPSHHLHTHAFSLDPLEQFLRALQQACGSSGSPTCAVFQAAYHRLLASCSLAPGSPHSAGNASPWDRSLSRRRDLTLGSIRAQYHPAPARTLAPECPYRAGLLLPSSALSNALTDLSLYTRSLTCTAGWVAEQLALDLQCEACLASLFEADESRLRYRSVLYIKKLGGVSLPSPSVHHITSISERVLSRYGKVRGANKNTKLWHLALEQKVFQELLGESPLFPTLTNHLFEGDLSINNHYTVLVKEITQCYLNIRTNPAPHLNLKYPCGRHRLKRLKGKHLSPSPLGSCQSS; translated from the exons ATGACGCGGAGCTGCTCCGCGCTGGGCTGCACCGCGCGCGACACCGGGCGGAGCCGCGAGCGCGGCATCTCCTTCCACCA GTTCCCGGCCGACGCCGCGCAGCGCCGCCAGTGGATCCGCGCCGTGAACCGCGTGGACCCGCGGAGCCACCGGGCGtggcggcccggccccggcgccaTCCTCTGCTCCCGACACTTCGCCGAGGGTGACTTCGAGCGCTACGGGCTGCGGCGGAAGCTGCGGCGGGGGGCCGTGCCCTCCCGCTTCCCCCCCTCG GAGCCGCCGGGCGCCGGCCGGAGGAGGAGCGGGACCCACGGCCGAGCGCTGAAGCAGCCGCTGCCCAGCTCCCCCGCCGGGGACCACAACTACAGCCTGCAGGGACAGCGGGTGGCCgagccgcggccgccgccaGACGCCCtgcggcagcagcagcagcagcccccggCCGCCGGGAGATGCGGCCCCGCGCACCGGCGCAGAACCGTGCCGAGCATCCTCGGGGAGCTGGCGGAGAAGCGTCAGCTTTCTGAGGAAGTCGTGAGTTTGCTGCAGGCGCAGTTTTCAG ATTTGCCTCGAGAGTtgcacagctggaggcagatGGCAGACTACTCACCAGAAATGAGGCAATTTGCTTGTCTACTCCACCTCTACCATATTAAGGCCTATGATTACCTACGGAAGATTCTTCCCCTCCCTCATCCTTACAGCCTGACAAA ctggctgTCTAATAACGAGGCTGCTGCAGGcttcagcagtgacatttttctCCGGCTTCAGGAAAAGGCGGAGAGAGGGGATCAGGCCTACCGCTACTGTGCCGTGTTGGTACAGGACGTGTCCCTGCAGAAGCAGCGGGAGTGGGACCCACAGACCAAGCAGCTGACGGGCTTTGTTGACTTGGGAGCAGGCATCCTCGATGCTGACGAAGCTCCGCTGGCATCGGAAGCGATAATCCTCATGGCAGTCGGCATCTCGAGCCCTTGGACAGCTCCCCTTGGCTATTTCTTTGTGAGCAGCACTTCTGGCCACTTCCTTGCTCAGCTCCTTCGTCAGGCCATCAATAAGCTGAACAATGTTGGGATCGTGGTCCTGGCTGTGACATCAGGTGCCTCTGCTTGCGGTGCTGAGACTGCCAGAGCTTTGGGGATCAGGATGGATCCAAAAAGGATTCAGTGCACTTTCCAGCATCCACCCGGTTCTGCTCACAGCATTGCATACTTCTTTGACGTTTGTCATGCCCTCCTGCTGATAAGGAATGCTCTGCAATGCTTCCAGAAGGTGGAGTGGCTCGGTGACACCGTGTGGTGGCAGCAGGTGGTGGAGCTGGCAGCTTTGCGGGAGCAGAGGGTGTTGGAGCCGTGCAGTCCTGAgtcaggcagggctgggagtaAAGGGAGTTACCACCTGAAGGTCAACCCTGCTACCCTGCTGTTCAGCGAGGGTGTTGCTGAGTCGCTGGAGCACTTCCAGAAGCTGGGCCTGGCCTCATTTCAGAACTGCAGTGGGACTGTCAAGTTTGTGCGTCTGCTGAGCTCTCTGTGCAATGTATTTTATGGCAGAGGGCCCTATGGAAAGGAGCCTTTGCTAGCTGGAAATTACACCAAAATAAGCACCCTCTTCGATGAGGCCAAGAGCTTCTTTGTCAACTTAACAGACTCTGGGGGGAGATACATCATTAAGAGCAAACGCAAATTAGGATTTCTGAGCTTCTTGCTAAATGCTGAAAGCCTCAAGTGGCTTTTCTCCAACTATACGTGTCCAGAAGACACTCCTTCCCACCACCTCCACACACATGCCTTCAGCCTGGACCCTCTGGAGCAGTTTCTCAGGGCCCTCCAGCAAGCctgtggcagcagtggcagccccACCTGCGCTGTGTTCCAGGCTGCTTACCACAGACTGCTggccagctgcagcctggcaccGGGCTCACCGCACAGCGCTGGCAATGCGAGCCCCTGGGACAGATCCCTGTCTCGGAGGAGAGATCTGACCCTGGGCAGCATTCGTGCTCAGTATCACCCAGCTCCTGCGAGGACTCTGGCCCCAGAGTGCCCCTACAGGGCAGGCCTGCTtttgcccagctctgccctgagcaACGCGCTGACGGATCTGTCGCTGTACACACGGAGCCTCACCTGCACTGCTGGCTGGGTGGCTGAGCAGCTGGCCTTGGACTTGCAATGTGAGGCTTGTCTTGCCTCTCTCTTTGAGGCAGATGAGAGCAGGCTAAGGTACAGGTCAGTGCTCTACATCAAAAAGTTAGGTGGTGTGAGTCTGCCCTCACCCAGTGTGCACCACATAACAAGCATTTCAGAACGAGTCTTAAGCCGGTATGGCAAAGTAAGAGGTGCCAACAAAAATACTAAGCTGTGGCATTTGGCTCTAGAACAGAAAGTCTTCCAGGAGCTTCTGGGTGAAAGCCCCCTCTTTCCCACCCTCACAAACCATTTATTTGAGGGGGACCTGAGCATCAACAACCACTACACAGTCTTGGTAAAGGAAATAACACAGTGTTACTTAAACATAAGAACAAACCCTGCCCCACACCTGAATTTGAAATACCCTTGTGGAAGGCACAGATTGAAGAGACTGAAGGGAAAACATCTATCTCCATCACCACTGGGTAGCTGTCAGTCAAGCTAA